The DNA segment CGGCGCACGCGACGCCGCTGCGGGCGTGGATGCCCTGGCTCCACATCTCGAACTCGGGGTGCTGTGCCTTGAGGACCTCCATGCCGGTCTCCGCGTGCGTCCAGTCCTTGAAGCGCGCGCCCTTGACCTCGATGGAGTTGTACTGCTTCTCCATGTCTTCGACCTTGAGGCCTTCGGCCCACGGGAAGAAGATCGTCGTGCCCTTGCCGCAGAAGTACTCGACGTGGCACTGGCCGCAGACGTACGAGCGCTTCTCCTGGCGGGTCGCGTCCACGTTCGGGTCGTACGGCCGGGCGCGGTCGCCGCTGCGCCAGCGCTCGATGCTCGGGAGGTGCGGGACGGCGGCCTTCGACGCCGCCAGCTTCTGGATGCCCGCGACGAACGCCGGCCGCGTGACGCGCAGCTCCATCGACTTCGGGTCGTGGCAGTCGACGCAGGACACCGGGTGGACCTTGCCCGTGAGCTGCTCGAGCTGCTTGTGGGCGTCCCAGTAGCTCATGTCGCCGACCGCGGCGAGGCCCTTCTGGAGCTGCTCGGCCTCGCTCGCCTGCGGGGCCGCGTCCTTCCCGAGCTTCCGGTAGAGCGGCATGATCGAGGCGTGGCAGTGCATGCAGTTGCCCGACTGCTTCCCCTCGGCCTGCACGTTCCGCTTCGTGTTCTCCTGGTCGAAGAGCATGAAGGCGTGGCCGCGCCGGTCGCGGTAGTCCACCGCGAAGAGGTATCCCGCGAAGATGCGCGTCAGCCACGGGTCGCGCGCCGCCTTCTGGGGCGGCACGACGCCCTCGGCTCCGCCGTAGCCCCCGCCGTACTTCGTGTGGGACGGCTCGGACGTGCGCTTGTACCCGTCGTACTCGCGCGGCCAGTTCGTGCCCCACTTGGCCGGGTCGACGTCGTTCTCCGTCACCTCGGCGAGCCTGACGGTGGAGTTCTTCGCCTCCTGCTTCTTCTCGGCGATGTTGACGAGCAGGGCGGCGGCGCCCAGCGCTCCGAGGGCGAAGGCGCCCGCGACGAGGGCGATGAGGAGCCCGCTCTTTTTCTTCCCGGGCTCGGCGTTCTCTGCGGACATGAGGTGCTCCTTCTCGGGTGGTGTCGCGTGTCAGCGCTGGTGGCCGACCGAGGCGTGGCAGCGGACGCAGGAGACGTCGCCGCCCTGGGTCATCGAGTCGACGAGGTCGGAGTGGCAGCGGCGGCAGTTGGCTTCGACGACCGCCGAGCTCTCGGGCCGGGCCCGGATGACGTCCGGGAATCCGCCCATCGTGAAGGCGAACGAGTGGTGCCAGCCGTTGGAGGCCTTCACGAGGTACTTCGAGATGGGGCCTGCCGGCGTATGGCAGTCGTTGCAGGTCGCCACATCGTGGTGCGGGGCGGCCTGCCAGCCAGCGTAGTGCGCGCTCATCACGTGGCAGTTCGCGCACGTGGCCGGGTCGTTTCCCATGTAGGACGAGCCCTTCGCGTACCAGAAGGCATATCCCCCGACTCCGATGGCGAGTCCGGCAGCAGCGGCGACGAGGGTCAGGGGGACCGGGAGGACGGCAAAGCCCCGGCTCGACTTCACGGGCACGCCGTCAATGTAGGGCCCCGGGTGAACTTCGGCACATGACGACCGTCATATCCGACCCCTCCTTCCGGGACTAAGATTCCTCGCGCGGTGAACGTGTCGAGCATCGTCGTGCGTGTCGCCCCTTCCGGCGTGGCAGGGTGCGTGCAGCGGCTCGCGGCGATGCCCGGCGTCGAGGTCCAGTTCACGGACACCGACGCGGGCCGCATCGTCCTGACGCAGGAATCGGAGACGACGGACGAACAGGAAGCCGGCCTGAGGCGCATCCAGGCGCTGCCGGGTCTCCTGTCGGCCGAGCTCGTCTGCCATTACTTCGGGGATCTCGAGGAAGACGCGGAGGGAACATGAACGAGACCCAGACTCGCCGGGAGCTTCTCAAGCGCAGCGCCGCGCTCGCCGCGGCCGCCGCCGCCGGAATTCCGGTCGCCGAAGACGCCCTCGCGGCCGCCGGAACTGCGGCCGCGGGCGACGGCGTGGCCTGGGACAAGAGCGTCTGCCGCTTCTGCGGAACCGGCTGCGGAATCCTCGTGGGGACGAAGGCGGAGCGCGTCGTGGCCGTGAAGGGCGACCCGGACGCGCCCGTGAACCGCGGCCTCCTCTGCGTGAAGGGCTACGCGAACGCGAAGATCCTCTACGGCGAGGACCGCCTCGTGAAGCCGCTCCTCCGGATGAAGGACGGCAAGTTCGACAAGAACGGCGACTTCTTCCCGGTGAGCTGGGAGCGCGCGTTCCAGGAGATGGAGGCGCAGTTCAAGAGGGTCCACACGGAGCTCGGCCCGAGCGGCGTCGGCGTGATGGGCTCGGGTCAGTACACGATCATGGAGGGCTACGCGGCCGTGAAGCTCGTGAAGGCCGGCTGGCGCAGCAACAACCTGGACCCGAACGCGCGGCACTGCATGGCGTCGGCGGTCACCGGTTTCATGCAGACGTTCGGCATCGACGAGCCCTCGGGCTGCTACGACGACATCGAGAAGACCGACGCCGTCGTGACCTGGGGCTCGAACATGGCCGAGATGCACCCGATCCTCTGGTCGCGCATCATCGACACGCGCCTCGCGCGCCCCGAGTACCGGATCCTCAACCTCACGACGTACACGACGCCGACGTCGGCCGGCGCGGACACCGACATCCTCTTCAAGCCGAACACGGACCTCGCGATCTGGAACTACATCGCGCGCGAGATCGTCACCCGCGGCGCCGTCGACCGGGACTTCGTCGAGAAATACTGCGTCTTCGCGGCGGGGACGGTGGACATCGGGTTCGGGATGCGCCCGGGCGAGGACCACGCG comes from the Acidobacteriota bacterium genome and includes:
- a CDS encoding chaperone NapD, whose product is MNVSSIVVRVAPSGVAGCVQRLAAMPGVEVQFTDTDAGRIVLTQESETTDEQEAGLRRIQALPGLLSAELVCHYFGDLEEDAEGT
- a CDS encoding ammonia-forming cytochrome c nitrite reductase subunit c552, with the translated sequence MSAENAEPGKKKSGLLIALVAGAFALGALGAAALLVNIAEKKQEAKNSTVRLAEVTENDVDPAKWGTNWPREYDGYKRTSEPSHTKYGGGYGGAEGVVPPQKAARDPWLTRIFAGYLFAVDYRDRRGHAFMLFDQENTKRNVQAEGKQSGNCMHCHASIMPLYRKLGKDAAPQASEAEQLQKGLAAVGDMSYWDAHKQLEQLTGKVHPVSCVDCHDPKSMELRVTRPAFVAGIQKLAASKAAVPHLPSIERWRSGDRARPYDPNVDATRQEKRSYVCGQCHVEYFCGKGTTIFFPWAEGLKVEDMEKQYNSIEVKGARFKDWTHAETGMEVLKAQHPEFEMWSQGIHARSGVACADCHMSYRRDGAQKISEHWVRSPLLSANRSCATCHPYSDEELKSRVEAIQDRHFALMSRAGQAAVAMIDAIVAVRKPYDDQNRPAAAAKAKETLEKNADFAKLGKEDQDKKLAAETKANLLAAWRAVVDKDPAIKELGELQRAAQWRLDMVAAENSMGFHAPQEMARILGESIDMSRQAQVKAGEVLHGKAVKTASR
- the nrfH gene encoding cytochrome c nitrite reductase small subunit, whose amino-acid sequence is MKSSRGFAVLPVPLTLVAAAAGLAIGVGGYAFWYAKGSSYMGNDPATCANCHVMSAHYAGWQAAPHHDVATCNDCHTPAGPISKYLVKASNGWHHSFAFTMGGFPDVIRARPESSAVVEANCRRCHSDLVDSMTQGGDVSCVRCHASVGHQR